A genomic window from Thiomonas arsenitoxydans includes:
- the ilvA gene encoding threonine ammonia-lyase, biosynthetic, with the protein MAAKHTDYLQRILNARVYDVAIESALEPARNLSRRLHNKVLLKREDTQPVFSFKLRGAYNKMSRLTEAERKRGVICASAGNHAQGVALSAHRLGCRAVIVMPATTPKVKIDAVRAFGGASVDVVLQGDSYSDAYAHALTLQNQQGLTFVHPFDDPDVIAGQGTIGMEILRQHQAPIHAVFCAIGGGGLISGVAAYIKAVRPEIKVIGVQTVDSDAMLRSVQAGRRVTLSEVGLFCDGTAVKQVGRETFRLVRDLVDDFVVVDTDAVSAAIKDVFEDTRSVLEPSGAMSVAAVKAYCARHQLKGETLVAVTCGANMNFDRLRFVAERAEVGEAREALFAVTIPEKPGSFRRLCRLVGARNVTEFTYRIKRPEEAHVFVGLTVNGREDAQKMAQAFERAGYGVLDLTDNELAKVHVRHLVGGPAPRGAQGQSMAENERLLRFDFPERPGALLRFLDALSPDWNISLFHYRNQGGDSGHVLVGIQVPPADKKAFSQFLQQLGYHYTEETDNPVTRLFLN; encoded by the coding sequence ATGGCCGCGAAGCATACCGACTATCTGCAGCGTATTTTGAACGCACGGGTGTATGACGTGGCGATTGAATCGGCGCTGGAGCCTGCGCGCAATCTGTCGCGCCGCCTGCATAACAAGGTGCTGCTCAAGCGCGAGGACACGCAGCCGGTGTTCAGCTTCAAGCTGCGCGGGGCGTACAACAAGATGTCGCGACTGACCGAGGCCGAGCGCAAGCGCGGCGTGATTTGCGCGTCGGCGGGCAATCACGCGCAGGGCGTGGCGCTGTCGGCGCACCGGCTGGGTTGCCGCGCGGTGATCGTGATGCCCGCCACCACGCCGAAGGTGAAAATCGACGCGGTGCGCGCTTTTGGCGGCGCCAGCGTGGACGTGGTGCTGCAGGGCGACAGCTATAGCGACGCTTACGCCCACGCGCTCACGCTGCAAAACCAACAAGGGCTGACTTTCGTCCACCCCTTCGACGACCCGGACGTGATCGCGGGCCAGGGCACCATCGGCATGGAAATTCTGCGCCAGCACCAGGCGCCGATTCATGCGGTGTTTTGCGCCATCGGCGGCGGCGGGCTGATCTCGGGGGTGGCCGCTTACATCAAGGCGGTGCGGCCGGAGATCAAGGTGATCGGGGTGCAGACGGTCGATTCCGACGCCATGCTGCGCAGCGTGCAGGCGGGCCGTCGGGTCACGCTGTCTGAAGTGGGGCTGTTTTGCGACGGCACTGCGGTGAAGCAGGTCGGGCGCGAGACCTTCCGCCTGGTGCGCGATCTGGTGGACGACTTCGTGGTGGTCGATACCGACGCGGTGAGCGCCGCAATCAAGGACGTGTTCGAAGACACTCGCAGCGTGCTGGAACCCTCTGGCGCGATGTCGGTCGCGGCCGTCAAGGCCTATTGCGCGCGGCACCAGCTCAAGGGCGAGACCCTCGTGGCCGTGACCTGCGGGGCGAACATGAATTTCGACCGCTTGCGCTTTGTCGCCGAGCGCGCTGAAGTGGGCGAGGCGCGCGAGGCGCTGTTTGCCGTGACCATTCCCGAAAAGCCGGGCAGCTTTCGCCGCCTGTGCCGACTGGTGGGCGCGCGCAATGTGACCGAATTCACCTATCGCATCAAGCGGCCGGAAGAAGCGCATGTGTTCGTCGGCCTGACGGTCAACGGCCGCGAGGATGCGCAGAAAATGGCGCAGGCTTTCGAGCGCGCAGGCTACGGCGTGCTCGACCTGACCGACAACGAACTGGCCAAAGTGCATGTGCGCCACCTCGTCGGCGGCCCCGCGCCGCGTGGCGCGCAGGGGCAGAGCATGGCGGAAAACGAGCGCCTGCTGCGCTTCGACTTTCCTGAGCGACCCGGCGCGCTGCTGCGCTTTCTCGACGCGCTCAGCCCGGACTGGAACATCAGCCTGTTCCACTACCGCAACCAGGGCGGCGACAGCGGCCATGTGCTGGTGGGCATTCAGGTGCCGCCTGCAGATAAAAAGGCGTTCAGCCAGTTTTTGCAGCAACTCGGCTATCACTACACCGAGGAAACCGACAACCCGGTGACGCGGTTGTTTTTGAATTGA
- a CDS encoding esterase-like activity of phytase family protein: MQFPKSALALAVAAALTLSACGGGGTTTASNPPDQLAAVHQAAVQTGVFLDSAVAGVDYTTDSDATPRQTNAAGQFLYKSGETVTFKLGGVLLGRAKGADVVALADLDGQGEDAPRTQNTAQLLQALDDDGDPNNGIVIRDVVRQRFANIKCDLSDRTQLVALFQQQLADLKLNLTDPRYAKAHLEDSLSLIGRTVTSTFTYQGAGAAQGAQLSVSKYAIGSQSRFNVPYPGNQNYIKAEFPKGFPISLGSGLALKGVDKQGNVQFWAMTDRGPNGDSPDLRNADGSTTATKSFPAPAFNPEFGVVTVGTGKGNRRATLESTTPLKDLDGAAMSGRPIPPGTVGSTGETPVSDTLQILKNAQGGIAFDVHGIDPEAVVATPDGKSLWMTDEYGPFVFKVNAASGRIETKLAPGSGLPDIVKYRQPNRGIEAIALAPNGNLLAGVQSILKMDDAKDSKGKTQKTTKAVFTRLVQIQPGGGTRMFAYPLTDASGAVPYSKNKDAKIGDLVALDDNRYLIIERGTQADGKDHNMIFLIDLSGATDLTGKTINGQEPEYQPSLKALTDGGIIPVKKTLLFDMVEGSGFGWVSGKTEGMALVDAQTIAVANDNDFGLAAEIVGPNGEILKGDDCEMDASGQILAGTGKCTAPGAYTYRIIRGKPWETPSRLFLIKLPKPVLDYAS; encoded by the coding sequence ATGCAATTTCCCAAATCTGCTTTAGCCCTGGCGGTTGCTGCGGCACTCACTTTGTCAGCCTGCGGCGGCGGGGGCACCACCACCGCGTCCAACCCGCCTGACCAGCTGGCTGCAGTGCACCAGGCTGCAGTCCAAACCGGGGTCTTTCTCGACTCCGCCGTGGCCGGGGTGGACTACACCACCGATAGCGATGCCACCCCGCGCCAGACCAACGCGGCGGGGCAGTTCCTCTACAAATCCGGCGAGACCGTCACCTTCAAGCTCGGCGGCGTCTTGCTGGGTCGCGCCAAGGGCGCCGATGTGGTGGCGCTGGCCGATCTCGATGGACAGGGCGAAGACGCCCCCCGCACCCAGAACACCGCGCAACTGCTGCAGGCGCTCGATGACGACGGCGACCCGAACAACGGCATCGTCATTCGCGATGTGGTGCGCCAGCGTTTTGCCAACATCAAGTGCGATCTGTCCGACCGCACCCAACTGGTCGCTCTGTTCCAGCAGCAGCTCGCCGATCTCAAGCTCAACCTCACCGATCCGCGCTACGCCAAGGCGCACCTCGAAGACTCGCTCTCGCTGATTGGCCGCACCGTCACCAGCACCTTCACCTACCAGGGCGCGGGCGCGGCGCAGGGCGCCCAGCTCAGCGTGAGCAAGTACGCCATCGGCAGCCAGAGCCGGTTCAACGTGCCCTATCCCGGCAATCAGAACTACATCAAGGCCGAGTTCCCCAAAGGCTTCCCCATCAGCCTGGGCTCGGGTTTGGCTCTCAAGGGCGTGGACAAGCAGGGCAATGTGCAGTTCTGGGCGATGACGGATCGCGGCCCTAACGGAGATTCGCCAGACCTGCGAAACGCCGACGGCAGCACCACCGCGACCAAGTCGTTTCCCGCGCCCGCATTCAATCCCGAGTTTGGCGTGGTGACTGTGGGCACCGGCAAGGGCAACCGTCGCGCCACGCTGGAAAGCACCACCCCGCTCAAGGACCTCGACGGCGCTGCGATGAGCGGCCGCCCCATTCCTCCGGGCACGGTCGGATCGACGGGTGAAACGCCGGTCAGCGACACCCTGCAGATTCTCAAAAACGCGCAGGGCGGCATCGCATTTGACGTGCACGGCATCGATCCCGAAGCCGTGGTGGCCACGCCCGATGGCAAGTCGCTGTGGATGACCGACGAGTACGGCCCCTTCGTGTTCAAGGTGAACGCCGCCAGCGGCCGGATCGAGACCAAACTGGCGCCCGGCAGCGGCCTGCCCGACATCGTCAAGTATCGCCAGCCCAACCGCGGCATCGAAGCCATTGCCCTTGCACCCAACGGCAATCTGCTGGCCGGCGTGCAGAGCATTCTCAAGATGGATGACGCCAAAGACAGCAAAGGCAAAACGCAGAAAACCACCAAAGCGGTGTTCACTCGCCTGGTGCAAATTCAGCCGGGCGGCGGCACCCGCATGTTTGCGTATCCCCTCACCGATGCCAGCGGGGCCGTTCCCTACAGCAAAAACAAGGACGCCAAGATCGGCGACCTCGTGGCGCTCGACGACAACCGTTACCTCATCATCGAGCGCGGCACGCAAGCCGATGGCAAAGATCACAACATGATCTTCCTCATCGACCTCAGCGGCGCGACCGACCTCACCGGCAAGACCATCAACGGCCAGGAGCCCGAGTATCAGCCCTCGCTCAAGGCGCTGACCGACGGCGGCATCATCCCGGTGAAAAAGACCCTGCTGTTCGATATGGTCGAAGGCAGCGGCTTTGGCTGGGTGTCCGGCAAGACCGAGGGCATGGCCCTGGTGGACGCGCAGACGATTGCTGTGGCCAACGACAACGACTTCGGCCTTGCGGCGGAAATCGTCGGCCCGAATGGCGAAATCCTCAAAGGTGACGATTGCGAAATGGACGCCAGCGGCCAGATCCTGGCGGGTACGGGCAAGTGCACCGCTCCGGGCGCTTACACCTATCGCATCATCCGCGGCAAACCGTGGGAGACGCCTTCGCGCCTGTTCCTCATCAAACTGCCCAAGCCGGTGCTCGACTACGCCTCTTGA
- a CDS encoding DUF4136 domain-containing protein, whose protein sequence is MRSPNSLTRLWHSARIGLLLVPALLLGGCASLTDLRATVVTPNPAPQALVGAKVQVQAAPGNADSADAYTLQTAVLDAMTQAGMVPLLGTPAPYTARYAYTVRLDLEATYGPSVWPPPVLLPNGAVYFPGGWGGWGGGMFGWMPPPNYYERSFSLEIRDTATGALIWQSHASTGGYERGLASVALPLAQAVLRGFPSEYGEHKVLFPR, encoded by the coding sequence ATGCGCTCACCTAACAGCCTAACCCGCCTTTGGCATTCCGCCCGCATCGGCCTGTTGCTGGTGCCCGCGCTGCTGCTTGGCGGCTGCGCTAGCCTGACAGATTTGCGCGCCACCGTTGTCACCCCCAACCCCGCGCCGCAAGCGCTGGTGGGCGCCAAGGTGCAGGTGCAGGCCGCGCCCGGCAATGCCGACAGCGCCGATGCCTACACCCTGCAGACCGCCGTGCTCGACGCCATGACCCAGGCCGGCATGGTGCCCTTGCTGGGCACACCGGCGCCCTATACCGCGCGCTACGCCTACACCGTGCGTCTCGATCTCGAAGCCACCTACGGCCCCTCGGTCTGGCCCCCGCCCGTGTTGCTGCCCAACGGCGCGGTGTATTTTCCCGGAGGCTGGGGGGGCTGGGGAGGCGGTATGTTCGGCTGGATGCCGCCTCCCAACTATTACGAACGCAGTTTCTCGCTCGAAATCCGCGATACCGCCACCGGCGCTCTCATCTGGCAGTCGCACGCCAGCACCGGCGGTTACGAACGCGGTCTGGCCTCGGTGGCCCTGCCGCTGGCGCAGGCCGTGCTGCGTGGATTTCCTTCGGAGTACGGCGAGCACAAGGTGCTGTTCCCGCGCTGA
- the ttcA gene encoding tRNA 2-thiocytidine(32) synthetase TtcA, which produces MSAPHGRSEGAFNSHRESSEARRGVSSDTSAESPQAAATYRAAHKALFENNKLSKRLHRLIGQAVVDFNMIEQGDKVMVCMSGGKDSYALLDILLSLRERAPIDFDLVAVNLDQKQPGFPQEVLPDYLKSRGVPFHIEEQDTYSIVKSIIPEGKTTCGLCSRLRRGILYRVAGELGATKIALGHHRDDILETFFLNLFFGGKLKGMPPKLVSDDGKHVVIRPLAYVEETDLERWAELRAFPLIPCTLCGSQENAQRKQVKAMLRQWERETPGRAQTMFNALTQVVPSHLADRSLFDFASLRATGLPDPMGDIAFDAEPCSGAGELPRAQSVQWF; this is translated from the coding sequence ATGAGCGCGCCGCACGGCCGTTCCGAAGGAGCGTTCAACTCCCACCGGGAGTCGAGCGAAGCGAGGAGGGGAGTCTCGTCTGACACCTCAGCCGAGTCGCCGCAGGCCGCTGCCACTTATCGTGCCGCCCACAAGGCCTTGTTCGAGAACAACAAGCTCTCCAAGCGCCTGCACCGCCTCATCGGCCAGGCGGTGGTGGACTTCAACATGATCGAGCAGGGCGACAAGGTGATGGTCTGCATGTCCGGCGGCAAAGACAGCTATGCCCTGCTCGACATTCTGCTGAGCCTGCGCGAACGCGCGCCGATCGACTTCGATCTGGTGGCCGTCAACCTCGACCAGAAGCAGCCCGGCTTCCCGCAAGAGGTGCTGCCCGACTATCTCAAGAGCCGCGGCGTGCCCTTTCACATCGAGGAGCAGGACACCTATTCCATCGTCAAGTCCATCATCCCCGAGGGCAAGACCACCTGCGGACTGTGCTCGCGGCTGCGGCGCGGCATTCTCTACCGCGTGGCGGGCGAGCTGGGGGCGACCAAGATCGCGCTCGGCCACCACCGGGACGACATTCTCGAAACCTTTTTCCTCAATCTGTTCTTCGGCGGCAAGCTCAAGGGCATGCCGCCCAAGCTGGTGAGTGACGACGGCAAACACGTGGTCATCCGCCCGCTGGCCTATGTGGAGGAAACCGACCTGGAGCGCTGGGCCGAGTTGCGCGCCTTTCCGCTCATTCCCTGCACTCTGTGCGGCAGCCAGGAGAATGCGCAGCGCAAACAGGTCAAGGCGATGCTGCGTCAATGGGAGCGCGAGACGCCGGGCCGCGCGCAGACCATGTTCAACGCGCTCACACAGGTAGTGCCTTCGCATCTGGCCGACCGCAGCCTGTTCGACTTCGCGAGCTTGCGCGCCACCGGGCTGCCCGACCCGATGGGCGACATCGCCTTTGATGCGGAACCTTGCAGCGGCGCAGGCGAACTCCCGCGCGCACAATCCGTCCAATGGTTTTGA
- a CDS encoding dihydroneopterin aldolase codes for MFSALSHPALRACRRLFLQNYEVNINIGVHEFEKRGEQRVLINVDLFIPLAMSTPQQDKLDEVVDYDFMRSVIAARIARGHIHLQETLCDDVARIMLEHPRVKAVRVSTEKPDVYPDCESVGVEVFHVKDLQP; via the coding sequence ATGTTCAGTGCCCTGTCGCATCCCGCCCTGCGCGCTTGCCGCCGCTTGTTTTTGCAGAACTACGAAGTCAACATCAATATCGGTGTGCACGAGTTCGAAAAGCGGGGCGAGCAGCGTGTGCTCATCAATGTCGATCTGTTCATTCCGCTGGCCATGTCCACCCCGCAGCAGGACAAGCTCGACGAAGTGGTCGATTACGACTTCATGCGCAGCGTGATCGCGGCGCGTATCGCGCGCGGCCACATCCATCTGCAGGAAACCCTGTGCGACGACGTGGCGCGCATCATGCTCGAACATCCGCGGGTGAAGGCCGTGCGGGTGTCCACCGAAAAGCCCGACGTCTATCCCGATTGCGAGAGCGTGGGCGTGGAAGTGTTCCATGTGAAGGATTTGCAGCCATGA
- a CDS encoding SDR family oxidoreductase, which produces MPPDATTLPVTRPKVLVTGGAHRLGREIALHLAAQGWDVAVHYHRSKPAADAVCTEARALGAQAAAVGADLFDPAAARDLLPQAVAALGRVDAVVNNAALFEFDDAQHFSVEAAQRHYQVNTIAPVLLAQALHAQLSARGAQGCVVNLLDQKLANPDPDYLSYTLSKAALQAATVALAQALAPVLRVVGVAPGLMLPSGPMTDDEFTRVHSRTPLQRGSTPQDVAQAVHFALQARAMTGATLLVDGGQHLAGTGRDVLFAARDQAPR; this is translated from the coding sequence ATGCCGCCCGACGCCACAACCCTTCCCGTTACCCGCCCCAAGGTGCTGGTGACCGGCGGCGCGCACCGGCTCGGGCGGGAAATCGCCTTGCATCTGGCCGCGCAAGGCTGGGATGTGGCGGTGCACTATCACCGCTCAAAACCGGCGGCCGACGCAGTTTGCACCGAGGCGCGGGCGCTGGGGGCGCAAGCCGCAGCCGTCGGCGCCGACCTGTTCGACCCCGCCGCCGCGCGAGACCTGTTGCCGCAGGCTGTCGCAGCCTTGGGCCGGGTGGACGCGGTGGTGAACAATGCCGCGCTGTTTGAGTTCGACGACGCGCAGCACTTCAGCGTGGAAGCGGCGCAGCGTCACTACCAAGTCAACACCATCGCCCCGGTGCTGCTGGCGCAGGCGTTGCACGCGCAGTTGAGCGCGCGCGGCGCGCAGGGCTGCGTGGTCAATTTGCTCGATCAGAAGCTCGCCAATCCCGATCCGGACTATCTCTCCTACACCTTGTCGAAAGCGGCGCTGCAGGCGGCCACCGTGGCGCTGGCGCAAGCGCTGGCGCCCGTGCTGCGGGTGGTGGGCGTGGCGCCTGGCCTGATGCTGCCTTCCGGCCCGATGACCGATGACGAATTCACCCGCGTGCACAGCCGCACCCCGCTGCAGCGCGGCAGCACGCCGCAAGACGTGGCGCAGGCTGTGCATTTCGCGCTGCAGGCCCGCGCCATGACCGGCGCCACCCTGCTGGTCGATGGCGGCCAGCATCTCGCGGGCACCGGGCGCGACGTGCTGTTTGCCGCGCGCGATCAGGCGCCCCGTTAA
- a CDS encoding class I SAM-dependent methyltransferase: protein MNEQSASLPAPAPMALERSAQLLAQIRAALHAGGGWLPFDAYMQQALYAPGLGYYTGQAGQFGDFGSDSDFVTAPELSPLFGRTLAAQVAQVLQQGDLHTVVEFGAGSGRLAAQILGELDHLGCAPRHYAIVEVSGALKHRQMQTLRSAVPHLFDRVQWWTALPETFEAVAISNEVLDAMPVKLLHRHEGGWMERGVAQEGDDLVFADRATALLPPAPEAHALPIGTVTEIHPQALAFVRTLADRLARGAALFIDYGFPQREYYHPQRHMGTLQAHYRHRVLDDVLLWPGLADITAHVDFTAIALAAQDAGLDVLGYTSQASFLMNCGLLDLVAAELAAGPPPVAPSSAAALCAATTAPGGSHYLRQTAAVNKLLNESEMGELFKVIALGRGVDAHALRGFARGDRTHTL, encoded by the coding sequence ATGAACGAACAGTCGGCAAGTCTACCGGCGCCCGCCCCGATGGCGCTGGAGCGCAGCGCGCAACTCCTGGCGCAAATCAGGGCTGCTCTGCATGCGGGCGGGGGCTGGTTGCCGTTCGATGCCTATATGCAACAGGCGCTCTACGCACCCGGCCTGGGGTACTACACCGGGCAGGCCGGGCAGTTTGGCGACTTCGGCAGCGACAGCGACTTTGTCACCGCGCCCGAACTGTCCCCGCTGTTCGGCCGCACCCTGGCCGCTCAGGTGGCGCAGGTGCTGCAGCAGGGCGATCTGCACACCGTGGTGGAATTCGGCGCGGGCTCGGGCCGGCTCGCCGCGCAGATACTGGGCGAACTCGATCATCTGGGCTGCGCGCCGCGGCACTACGCCATTGTCGAAGTCTCCGGCGCGCTCAAGCACCGGCAGATGCAAACGCTGCGCAGCGCCGTGCCCCATCTGTTCGACCGCGTGCAGTGGTGGACGGCCTTGCCCGAGACGTTCGAGGCCGTGGCCATCAGCAACGAAGTGCTCGATGCCATGCCCGTGAAACTACTGCACAGACACGAAGGCGGCTGGATGGAACGCGGCGTGGCGCAAGAGGGCGACGATCTGGTCTTTGCCGACCGCGCCACCGCCCTGCTGCCCCCCGCCCCCGAAGCGCACGCCCTGCCCATCGGCACCGTGACCGAAATCCACCCGCAGGCCCTGGCCTTCGTGCGTACCCTGGCCGACCGGCTTGCGCGCGGCGCGGCGCTGTTCATCGACTACGGCTTTCCGCAGCGCGAGTACTACCACCCGCAGCGCCACATGGGCACGCTGCAGGCGCACTACCGCCACCGCGTGCTCGACGATGTGCTGCTGTGGCCGGGGCTGGCCGACATCACCGCGCATGTGGATTTCACCGCCATCGCGCTGGCCGCACAAGACGCCGGGCTCGATGTTCTGGGCTACACCAGCCAGGCCAGTTTTTTGATGAACTGCGGCCTGCTCGATCTCGTCGCCGCCGAACTGGCCGCCGGGCCGCCGCCGGTCGCTCCGAGCAGCGCCGCCGCCCTATGCGCGGCCACAACCGCGCCCGGCGGCTCGCACTACCTGCGGCAGACCGCCGCCGTCAACAAACTGTTGAACGAGAGCGAAATGGGCGAACTGTTCAAAGTCATCGCCCTGGGCCGCGGGGTGGACGCGCACGCCCTGCGCGGCTTCGCGCGCGGCGACCGCACCCATACGCTGTAG
- a CDS encoding DUF2905 domain-containing protein, giving the protein MRWLIVFILASIVFSALLPHLRRFGIGRMPLDFTVKLFGREWLFPFGSSILLSFLAYVIARLV; this is encoded by the coding sequence ATGCGCTGGCTGATCGTTTTCATTCTCGCGTCCATCGTGTTTTCGGCGCTGCTGCCGCATCTGCGCCGCTTTGGCATCGGCCGCATGCCGCTGGACTTCACCGTCAAACTGTTCGGCCGGGAATGGCTATTTCCCTTCGGCTCAAGCATCCTGCTGTCTTTCCTCGCCTACGTCATCGCGCGACTGGTGTAG
- a CDS encoding DUF2000 domain-containing protein, giving the protein MIIDGSLPVGLVANTAAVLAMSLGRLHPELIGADLPDQDGQIHPGITTIVLPVLKSQPEQMANIARRARELPSGEVLVIDFTSLAQQAKTYGDYQSALSATQATALRYMGLCLFGEAAHIKSLTGSLPLLR; this is encoded by the coding sequence TTGATCATCGACGGCAGCTTGCCCGTCGGTTTGGTGGCGAACACCGCCGCCGTTCTTGCCATGAGCCTCGGTCGGCTCCACCCCGAGCTGATCGGTGCGGACTTGCCCGATCAAGACGGTCAGATTCATCCGGGCATCACCACCATCGTCCTGCCCGTTCTCAAAAGCCAACCGGAGCAAATGGCGAACATTGCCCGACGCGCACGAGAACTGCCCAGTGGCGAGGTTCTGGTGATCGACTTCACCTCCTTGGCCCAGCAGGCGAAAACCTACGGCGATTACCAATCAGCCTTATCCGCAACGCAGGCAACCGCGTTGCGCTACATGGGCCTGTGCCTGTTTGGCGAAGCAGCACACATCAAGTCGTTGACCGGCAGTCTGCCCCTTCTGCGGTGA
- a CDS encoding LysE family translocator — translation MLNTPDLIALVRELALPLAGFAVVTSASPGPVNVIAATSGANFGWLRTLPHVFGATSGFTSLILAMGFGLDSVLRHTAWLHMALKVLWATFLTYIAIKLFMARADATASARLRKAPSARQGLLAQWTNPKAWIVAATGIATYTRTGDA, via the coding sequence ATGTTGAACACGCCTGATCTGATTGCTCTGGTTCGAGAACTCGCGTTGCCTTTGGCGGGTTTCGCCGTGGTGACTTCGGCATCTCCCGGCCCGGTCAATGTCATTGCCGCCACATCCGGAGCGAATTTCGGCTGGCTGCGCACCTTGCCGCATGTTTTCGGAGCCACGTCGGGCTTCACTTCTCTGATTCTTGCGATGGGGTTTGGCTTGGACTCCGTCCTGCGTCACACCGCTTGGCTGCACATGGCGTTGAAAGTGCTCTGGGCGACCTTTCTCACCTACATCGCCATCAAGCTATTTATGGCACGGGCAGACGCTACGGCCAGCGCACGATTACGAAAAGCCCCTTCGGCAAGACAGGGACTGCTGGCGCAATGGACAAACCCGAAAGCCTGGATTGTTGCGGCCACTGGCATCGCAACCTATACACGCACAGGCGATGCCTAA
- a CDS encoding AraC family transcriptional regulator — translation MKQISHWHADPCNEVEKIQARMDGRGLEPHFHDSWSFGIVVKGNCTFKSRGEMQLAPVGAVFAIPPFEVHESLPTAEAVEYRVVYVAAHVLEAHAPELPGLIHAGRKRVWVDGEGAFAIGSDARTLMSPDVSLGEWLRAFAARLRTASPGVARPPSNVLRQSLDQQWSEPLVLAEIESATQHTRWHAIRTFRQQVGLTPGAYLRQLRAIKSRHLLRSGLTIAQTAHALHFSDQPHYTRTFKQVFGVTPGRFQSLSRQAPSAERFSKEHANDGDQQQDSHADVEMMNRLG, via the coding sequence ATGAAACAGATCTCCCACTGGCACGCGGATCCATGTAACGAGGTGGAAAAGATCCAGGCCCGCATGGACGGACGGGGTTTGGAGCCGCACTTTCACGATTCCTGGTCGTTCGGCATTGTGGTCAAAGGGAACTGCACCTTCAAGTCTCGCGGCGAAATGCAGCTTGCACCGGTTGGGGCCGTGTTCGCCATCCCGCCTTTCGAGGTGCATGAAAGTCTTCCAACAGCCGAGGCAGTTGAATACCGAGTGGTTTACGTTGCGGCGCACGTGTTGGAGGCCCATGCACCCGAATTGCCCGGATTGATTCACGCCGGTCGAAAGCGGGTCTGGGTGGACGGTGAAGGGGCCTTTGCCATCGGCTCTGACGCTCGCACGTTGATGTCGCCTGACGTGTCTCTGGGCGAGTGGCTGCGGGCATTCGCCGCCAGGTTGCGTACGGCATCCCCTGGCGTGGCCCGTCCACCCTCCAATGTGCTGCGTCAGTCGCTGGATCAACAGTGGAGTGAGCCTCTGGTTCTTGCGGAAATTGAAAGCGCAACCCAACACACACGCTGGCATGCGATTCGCACATTCCGGCAACAGGTTGGTCTGACGCCAGGAGCCTATTTGCGGCAACTCCGTGCGATTAAAAGCCGTCACCTCTTGCGTTCCGGCCTGACTATTGCGCAGACGGCGCATGCCCTGCATTTTTCAGATCAACCTCACTACACCCGCACGTTTAAACAGGTGTTTGGTGTGACGCCAGGACGGTTCCAGAGCCTGAGCCGACAGGCCCCTTCTGCGGAGCGTTTCTCAAAAGAACACGCCAACGATGGAGATCAGCAGCAAGACAGCCATGCCGACGTTGAAATGATGAATCGCCTTGGGTGA